From one Humulus lupulus chromosome 8, drHumLupu1.1, whole genome shotgun sequence genomic stretch:
- the LOC133798254 gene encoding probable protein phosphatase 2C 25, whose amino-acid sequence MPCAVAIPNSPIFSPTNVSSIFFKSQASSCSSPRLVKVQCSGSVSSSTTQSTTSSPLAGRVQRKTTPSSNMGLGSCTGEVLKRKRPSRINIPMASLSFTIDSPKGSSDVVEDESDGYSVYCKRGRRAVMEDRYSAIVDRQAESRQAFFGVFDGHGGVGAAEFVAKNLDSNIVNQLKKGNEDDIGEAVKGGYLTTDKDFLKEGVNGGTCCVTALIQKHNLVVSNAGDCRAVMSRGGVAEALTTDHRPSRKDEKERIENLGGYVDCCNGVWRIQGSLAVSRGIGDRHLKEWVIAEPETKVLEIKPECEFLILGSDGLWDKVTNQEAVDIVRPLCIGVDKPEPLSACKKLVELSAKKGSIDDISVVVIQLRQFIS is encoded by the exons ATGCCTTGCGCGGTTGCAATACCAAATTCACCCATCTTTTCTCCAACTAATGTCTCTTCAATTTTTTTCAAGTCTCAAGCTTCTTCGTGTTCTTCTCCCAGACTCGTCAAAGTTCAATGTTCTGGTTCAGTTTCAAGTTCAACTACTCAATCCACAACATCTTCGCCTTTAGCTGGTCGAGTTCAGAGAAAGACAACACCTTCTTCAAATATGGGTCTCGGCTCGTGTACGGGTGAGGTTCTGAAGAGGAAGAGACCGTCGAGGATTAATATTCCGATGGCGTCTTTGAGTTTTACTATTGATTCTCCCAAAGGCTCTTCTGACGTGGTGGAGGATGAGTCTGATGGGTATTCGGTTTATTGTAAGAGAGGTAGGAGGGCTGTAATGGAGGATCGCTACTCGGCCATCGTTGACCGCCAGGCAGAGTCTAGACAG GCATTTTTTGGTGTATTTGATGGGCATGGAGGGGTGGGTGCTGCAGAATTTGTAGCAAAGAACTTAGACTCAAATATAGTAAACCAATTGAAGAAAGGCAATGAAGATGATATTGGGGAAGCTGTCAAAGGCGGATACCTCACTACAGATAAGGATTTTCTAAAGGAAGGTGTCAATGGTGGTACTTGCTGTGTCACTGCATTAATACAAAAGCATAACCTGGTGGTCTCAAATGCTGGTGATTGTCGTGCTGTTATGAGCAGAGGAGGGGTTGCTGAGGCCCTTACAACCGATCACCGGCCGTCGAGAAAAGATGAAAAGGAGCGAATTGAAAATCTG GGTGGTTATGTTGATTGTTGCAATGGTGTTTGGAGGATTCAGGGTTCACTTGCTGTGTCAAGAGGTATTGGAGATCGACATCTTAAAGAATGGGTTATAGCCGAACCAGAAACCAAAGTCTTGGAGATTAAGCCCGAATGCGAGTTTTTGATCTTAGGCTCAGATGGACTGTGGGACAAG GTTACCAATCAGGAAGCAGTAGATATAGTTCGCCCTTTATGCATAGGTGTGGACAAGCCGGAGCCACTCTCTGCTTGTAAAAAACTAGTTGAGCTATCAGCAAAAAAAGGCTCAATTGATGATATTAGCGTGGTGGTAATCCAACTACGACAGTTCATATCATGA